One Leptospira terpstrae serovar Hualin str. LT 11-33 = ATCC 700639 genomic region harbors:
- the dapB gene encoding 4-hydroxy-tetrahydrodipicolinate reductase, whose translation MSKIKVGVIGAGGRMGKAIIQVLSLSKKSELSAAIVREGAIYAGFDSGNHAGIKETGILLSTDLQKACETSDVLIDFSTHTGFESILNSALANKKPLVIGTTGLTDSDKSLIQSAANSIPIVFSPNMSVGVNLLFKLTEIAAKVLDEDFDVEVLDIHHRHKKDAPSGTAMYLKEVLLNATKRSENNVIYGRHGMYPERDQKEIAMHTMRAGEVVGEHTVYFLSSEERIEITHKAQDRKTFATGAVKAAEFLYGKSKGLYNMFDVLGI comes from the coding sequence TTGTCTAAAATCAAAGTTGGTGTGATTGGTGCTGGGGGACGGATGGGGAAGGCCATCATCCAAGTGTTATCTCTTTCCAAAAAATCAGAGTTAAGTGCTGCTATTGTTAGAGAAGGAGCCATCTATGCTGGTTTTGATTCTGGTAACCATGCAGGGATCAAAGAAACGGGGATTTTACTTTCTACCGACTTACAAAAAGCATGCGAAACTTCCGATGTGTTGATAGATTTTAGTACACACACGGGATTTGAATCCATTTTGAATTCTGCATTGGCAAATAAAAAACCCTTAGTAATTGGAACCACAGGGCTTACAGATTCCGATAAATCACTCATTCAATCGGCAGCGAACTCTATTCCGATTGTGTTTTCGCCCAATATGTCTGTGGGTGTGAATTTGTTATTTAAGTTAACTGAAATCGCAGCAAAGGTGTTAGACGAAGACTTCGATGTGGAAGTTTTGGATATCCATCATAGACATAAAAAAGATGCTCCTTCCGGAACGGCTATGTATTTGAAAGAAGTTTTATTGAATGCCACCAAACGATCCGAAAACAATGTTATTTATGGTCGCCATGGAATGTATCCAGAAAGGGACCAGAAAGAAATCGCTATGCATACAATGAGAGCCGGCGAAGTGGTTGGAGAACATACTGTTTATTTTTTAAGTTCTGAAGAAAGAATTGAAATTACCCATAAAGCTCAGGATCGCAAAACATTTGCTACTGGGGCTGTGAAGGCCGCAGAGTTTTTGTATGGGAAATCCAAAGGTCTCTATAATATGTTCGATGTGTTAGGAATCTAA
- the dapA gene encoding 4-hydroxy-tetrahydrodipicolinate synthase, giving the protein MFQGVYTAVITPFRQGKIDYDSYFKILENQIRSGVAGVVPCGTTGESPTLSYEEHKELIQKTVQVVAGKIQVIAGTGSNSTKEAIELTESACADGVDGILSVNPYYNKPTQEGMYRHFTEIANVSSKPVMLYNIPGRTNVNLLPETVARLAAHPKIAAIKEATGDLGQMAKVIASTPPDFDLLSGDDNLTLPVLSIGGKGVVSVVSNLFPRACVDMVSLYLRGDLEASRKIYYKLLPVFINAFIETNPIPIKAAMSWFGYCENELRLPMTTLSEGSPADTFKKTVFQLKEEGIV; this is encoded by the coding sequence ATGTTTCAGGGCGTTTATACTGCGGTCATCACCCCCTTCCGCCAGGGGAAAATCGATTATGATAGTTATTTTAAAATCCTAGAAAACCAAATCCGGTCCGGCGTGGCAGGAGTGGTTCCTTGTGGGACAACGGGGGAATCTCCCACCCTTTCTTATGAAGAACATAAAGAACTCATCCAAAAGACAGTTCAAGTTGTAGCTGGGAAAATCCAAGTCATTGCTGGCACGGGTTCCAATTCCACAAAAGAAGCCATCGAACTCACAGAGTCTGCTTGTGCCGATGGGGTGGACGGAATTCTTTCCGTCAATCCTTACTATAACAAACCTACACAAGAAGGGATGTATCGTCATTTTACAGAGATTGCCAATGTATCTTCCAAACCGGTAATGTTGTACAACATTCCAGGAAGAACCAATGTGAATTTACTTCCAGAAACTGTAGCAAGGCTTGCGGCCCACCCAAAAATCGCGGCGATCAAAGAAGCCACTGGGGATTTGGGACAAATGGCTAAGGTCATTGCTTCCACACCGCCTGACTTTGATTTGTTGTCAGGGGACGACAACCTAACATTGCCTGTATTGTCTATTGGGGGGAAGGGAGTTGTTTCTGTAGTCTCCAATCTTTTTCCAAGAGCTTGTGTGGATATGGTATCCCTTTATCTCCGTGGGGATTTGGAAGCTTCCAGAAAGATTTATTATAAACTCCTTCCTGTTTTTATCAATGCTTTCATTGAGACCAATCCTATTCCAATCAAAGCAGCTATGAGTTGGTTTGGATATTGTGAAAATGAACTTCGTCTTCCAATGACAACATTATCTGAAGGTTCACCAGCAGATACTTTCAAAAAAACAGTATTCCAATTAAAAGAGGAAGGCATTGTCTAA
- a CDS encoding MraY family glycosyltransferase translates to MVSFFPPILAILAVISLILHSIYVHSRFGVKDVPNERSLHDAVTKKSAGMFFIPVFLVSVFYLLFSQTEANSLVFPKEQNQRIGIYLLLAGVLVFCILGFVDDLYHLSPKLRLFLELSVVAVFLVWTNTEITFFGVISLPKFVQIFALTIFLVFAVNLVNFMDGMDWYLVTTLFLSYFSLASVAPQFYAIGHFGYSLYLILMISMFGFIYYNFPKAKLFMGDSGSLSLGFFVLALPLFVGKWENSNSNVWDVTNYFYLFPYFWLDGIFILIKRFFQKKHLFSAHREHLYQRITETKFGKIGSLVIFSFLNLTVVCIHFVLKSNGISNLLILTIIFLYSVISYGLLWTIVPRKNLA, encoded by the coding sequence ATGGTCTCTTTTTTCCCACCAATCCTCGCCATTCTTGCCGTTATTAGCCTTATTTTGCATTCAATCTATGTCCATTCCCGCTTTGGAGTCAAAGATGTGCCAAACGAACGCAGCCTTCACGACGCCGTGACCAAAAAATCAGCTGGGATGTTTTTTATTCCCGTCTTTCTCGTCTCCGTATTTTATCTCCTCTTTTCCCAAACCGAGGCAAATTCACTTGTTTTCCCTAAGGAACAAAACCAAAGAATAGGCATCTATCTTTTGTTAGCTGGTGTTCTCGTTTTTTGTATTTTAGGTTTCGTAGATGATTTGTATCACCTCAGCCCAAAACTCCGGTTGTTTTTAGAGCTCTCTGTTGTAGCTGTATTTTTAGTTTGGACAAACACTGAGATTACCTTTTTTGGAGTGATTTCACTTCCAAAATTTGTCCAGATTTTTGCACTGACCATCTTCCTTGTTTTTGCAGTCAACTTGGTGAACTTTATGGATGGAATGGATTGGTATTTAGTAACCACGCTTTTCCTTTCTTATTTTTCATTGGCAAGTGTTGCTCCTCAATTTTATGCAATAGGTCATTTTGGTTATAGTTTGTATCTGATTTTGATGATTTCAATGTTTGGATTTATATATTATAATTTTCCAAAAGCAAAATTATTTATGGGAGATAGTGGATCCTTATCCTTAGGTTTTTTTGTTTTGGCATTACCTTTGTTTGTTGGTAAATGGGAAAATTCAAATTCAAATGTTTGGGATGTGACTAATTATTTTTATTTGTTTCCCTATTTCTGGTTGGATGGAATTTTTATTCTGATCAAACGTTTCTTCCAAAAGAAACATTTGTTCTCAGCACATAGAGAACATCTCTACCAACGAATCACGGAAACCAAATTTGGGAAAATCGGATCTTTGGTTATTTTTTCCTTCTTAAACCTCACGGTTGTTTGTATACATTTTGTATTGAAGTCCAATGGAATTTCTAACCTGCTAATACTTACCATCATTTTCCTTTATTCGGTCATTAGTTATGGACTCCTTTGGACAATTGTACCTAGAAAAAACCTTGCATAA
- a CDS encoding DUF368 domain-containing protein, with protein MPLSKKEILFCLLNGFLIGIANLIPGVSGGTFALILGLYDRLITAITSLNLETIKVSLALVFGFWKEDVRKRFAEEMKRIDFWFLVFLGIGLLLSVVSGAKLIQFLLQNYPQATLALFIGLIFPSLAVPYKLIEKHSLVVWLFLIPGILLTIVPSFFMGDTTGSENPLIAFLTGAVAISAMILPGISGSYIMLVLGEYQIVIGKLSTILEPSSIVFLGAFGIGCLLGLLIFTHFVKWLFLKYKSHTMTFLLGLILGSFFILWPFKDYANGQAIVGRSGEVKRDIQIATAKNVFPKDFTEAQIPLAALALGLLLGFGLNRLESLQEKK; from the coding sequence ATGCCTCTATCGAAAAAAGAAATTCTATTCTGCCTTCTCAATGGTTTTCTCATCGGGATTGCCAACCTCATCCCCGGTGTTTCCGGAGGGACTTTTGCACTCATCCTTGGACTATATGACAGGTTGATTACTGCCATCACTTCCTTAAACTTAGAAACCATCAAAGTATCGTTAGCTTTAGTGTTTGGTTTTTGGAAAGAAGATGTAAGAAAACGTTTTGCAGAAGAGATGAAACGAATTGATTTCTGGTTCCTAGTATTTCTGGGAATTGGTCTTTTGTTATCCGTTGTTTCTGGAGCCAAACTCATTCAGTTTTTACTCCAAAACTACCCACAAGCAACACTTGCATTGTTTATCGGACTGATTTTCCCTTCGCTTGCTGTTCCTTACAAACTCATCGAAAAACATAGCTTAGTGGTTTGGTTGTTCCTCATCCCAGGAATTCTTCTCACCATCGTCCCTAGTTTTTTTATGGGAGATACTACGGGTTCCGAAAATCCACTGATAGCTTTTCTTACAGGAGCTGTTGCTATTTCTGCAATGATTCTTCCAGGGATCTCTGGTTCTTACATTATGCTCGTGCTCGGTGAATACCAAATCGTAATTGGAAAACTATCCACCATCCTCGAACCAAGTTCGATAGTATTTCTGGGAGCCTTTGGGATTGGATGTTTACTAGGACTTCTTATTTTTACTCATTTTGTAAAATGGTTATTTTTGAAGTATAAATCTCATACAATGACATTTTTACTTGGTCTTATCCTTGGATCTTTCTTTATCCTTTGGCCATTCAAAGACTACGCCAATGGTCAGGCGATCGTGGGAAGATCAGGAGAAGTAAAAAGAGACATTCAAATCGCCACAGCAAAAAATGTATTCCCTAAAGACTTTACTGAAGCGCAAATCCCACTCGCAGCTCTTGCCCTTGGACTCCTTCTAGGTTTTGGTCTCAATCGATTGGAATCTTTACAAGAGAAGAAGTAG